The proteins below are encoded in one region of Paraburkholderia phenazinium:
- a CDS encoding oxidative damage protection protein: protein MARMVQCAKLGKEAEGLDFPPLPGELGKRIYESISKEAWQAWLKQQTMLINENRLNMADPRARQYLMKQTEKFFFGEGADQATGYVPPSQS, encoded by the coding sequence ATGGCTCGTATGGTTCAATGCGCGAAGCTCGGCAAGGAAGCCGAAGGCCTCGATTTCCCGCCGCTGCCGGGCGAACTCGGCAAGCGGATCTACGAAAGCATTTCGAAAGAAGCCTGGCAGGCGTGGCTCAAGCAACAGACCATGCTGATCAACGAAAACCGCCTGAACATGGCCGATCCGCGTGCCCGCCAGTATCTGATGAAGCAGACCGAGAAGTTCTTCTTCGGCGAAGGCGCCGATCAGGCTACGGGTTACGTGCCGCCGTCGCAGAGCTGA
- the hrpA gene encoding ATP-dependent RNA helicase HrpA, producing MSNVPKSPASANEKTAQGAGSDPSRESHGEGGARARPAGGVKQQPQATQKSPQAGQQSREPRREHGVDPKASSKPAQGQRPRDDARRQAGAGQGPDQRGRNTPRDAQNTAGPTRGADGEREPRAPRPPRAARIVEPNPIPPITFPEALPVSGRREEIARAIANNQVVIVCGETGSGKTTQLPKICLELGRGLGAGGSGLIGHTQPRRIAASATGRRIAEELGTPFGEVVGYKVRFTDNLSPGASVKLMTDGILLAETQTDPLLKAYDTLIIDEAHERSLNIDFLLGYLREVLPKRPDLKLIVTSATIDADRFARHFGTDDKPAPVIEVSGRLYPVEVRYRAVAEDSPAVKSAEGSSSSSSSSSRERPKTQRETDRDLMDAIIDAVDELCREGPGDVLVFLPGEREIRDAAEALRKHHPPHTEILPLFARLSAAEQERVFRPSNARRIVLATNVAETSLTVPGIRYVVDTGLARVKRYSYRNKVEQLQVESISQAAANQRAGRCGRVADGVCIRLYEETDFQSRVRFTDPEILRSSLASVILRMKSLHLTAIETFPFIEPPPGRAIADGYQLLNELGAVDDDNELTPLGRELARLPLDPRVGRMILAARDQQALREVLIIASALSVQDPRDRPIEAQEQADQAHRRFADERSEFLQWLKIWNWFDEAIAHKKSNRQLHDECRANFLSQLRLREWRDVHSQLLTVVREHGWRINEAEATFEQIHLALLTGLLGNIGLKADDEPYYLGARTIKFYLWPGSALVKKAGRWVMAAELVETSRLYARCIAKIEPEWIEQIGAHLLKKSLSEPHWEKRAAQVSAFERAVLYGLPIYHRRRVSFGKQDPARARELFIRGALVEGEFDTKLAFFAHNRKLLADIEQLEHKSRRQDVLVDDELIYAFYDQALPRGIYTGASFERWYRDEVKKSGQPEDKLRLLYLSRDDLMRHEAAGVTTDLFPKRMTMSGVEMALTYHFEPGSPRDGVTLAVPLYALNQVDARRCEWLVPGMLKEKTQLLLKSLPQKLRRHCVPLPEYAAGFVDRNGGPRFGAGGLLESLIADVREQTQVAMKQSDFKLETLAAHLFMNFKVVDEHGRQLAMGRNLAQLRAELGGQAQQHFQKIASGAAGVALAGASGVGGGAAADSGDGRGREAGPGFGQGGHARGPGGAAGIVGGAGVAGATSRERAGRASRGPGGVPVPQTASSETPTTTALYENLTTWNFGKLPELLEIRRGGQTLFGYPALVDRGTHCDVEVFDSPDEAARIHRAGLRRLFALQLKEPIKYLEKNLPGLREMAMQFMPRGTQEELRDQLVDTALDRACLQDPLPADDVAFHTRRDEGRSRLTLLAQEIARLVGQILSEYASVTKKLVQAKPFAAAHADMLGQLDALIGKRFVIDTPYAQLAHFPRYLKGIVLRIDKLKADPARDARQFAEFHPLLQNYQRALAQRGGVMDARLLEFRWLLEELRISLFAQELRTPMPVSVKRLYKVWESMQR from the coding sequence ATGTCGAATGTACCCAAAAGTCCCGCTTCGGCGAACGAGAAAACGGCGCAGGGCGCCGGATCAGACCCATCGCGCGAGTCGCACGGCGAGGGAGGCGCGCGCGCGCGGCCTGCTGGTGGCGTGAAGCAGCAACCGCAGGCGACGCAAAAGTCGCCGCAGGCAGGGCAGCAGTCACGTGAGCCGCGTCGCGAGCACGGCGTTGACCCGAAAGCGTCATCGAAGCCGGCTCAAGGGCAACGCCCGCGTGATGACGCTCGCCGTCAAGCGGGTGCAGGCCAGGGGCCGGATCAGCGGGGGCGCAATACGCCTCGGGATGCGCAAAACACGGCCGGGCCTACGCGTGGCGCTGATGGCGAGCGTGAACCGCGGGCGCCACGTCCGCCGCGCGCCGCGCGGATAGTCGAGCCCAATCCGATTCCGCCTATCACCTTTCCCGAAGCGCTGCCGGTTTCCGGCCGACGCGAGGAAATCGCGCGGGCGATTGCCAACAACCAGGTGGTGATCGTCTGCGGCGAGACCGGCTCGGGCAAGACCACGCAGTTGCCGAAAATCTGTCTCGAACTCGGGCGTGGGCTCGGTGCGGGCGGCTCGGGCCTGATCGGCCACACGCAGCCGCGCCGGATTGCGGCATCGGCGACGGGGCGGCGCATCGCTGAGGAACTCGGCACGCCGTTCGGCGAAGTGGTCGGCTACAAGGTGCGGTTTACCGACAATCTCTCGCCGGGCGCTTCGGTCAAGCTGATGACGGACGGTATTCTGCTGGCGGAGACGCAGACCGATCCGCTGTTGAAGGCCTACGACACGCTGATCATTGACGAAGCGCATGAGCGCAGCCTGAACATCGATTTTCTGCTCGGCTATTTGCGTGAAGTTTTGCCGAAGCGGCCGGATCTGAAGCTGATCGTCACCTCGGCCACCATCGATGCGGATCGTTTTGCGCGCCACTTCGGCACGGATGACAAGCCCGCGCCGGTGATCGAGGTGAGCGGGCGGCTCTATCCGGTCGAGGTGCGTTATCGCGCGGTGGCGGAAGACAGTCCGGCCGTGAAGTCCGCGGAAGGTTCCTCGTCGTCTTCGTCATCGTCGTCGCGCGAGCGGCCCAAAACGCAGCGCGAGACCGATCGCGATCTGATGGACGCGATCATCGACGCCGTGGATGAACTGTGCCGCGAAGGTCCCGGCGACGTGCTGGTGTTCCTGCCTGGTGAGCGCGAAATTCGCGACGCCGCCGAGGCGCTGCGCAAGCATCATCCGCCGCATACGGAAATTTTGCCGCTGTTCGCGCGGTTGTCGGCGGCGGAGCAGGAGCGCGTGTTCCGGCCCTCGAACGCGCGGCGCATCGTGCTGGCCACCAACGTCGCGGAAACTTCGCTGACCGTGCCGGGGATTCGCTACGTCGTCGATACGGGTTTGGCTCGCGTGAAGCGCTACTCGTACCGTAACAAGGTCGAGCAGTTGCAGGTGGAGTCGATCTCGCAGGCGGCGGCCAATCAGCGGGCCGGTCGTTGCGGCCGGGTCGCGGATGGCGTGTGCATCCGCCTGTACGAGGAGACCGATTTCCAGTCGCGCGTGCGCTTCACCGATCCGGAGATTTTGCGGTCGTCGCTGGCGTCCGTGATTCTGCGGATGAAGTCGCTGCACCTCACCGCGATCGAAACCTTCCCGTTCATCGAACCGCCGCCCGGCCGCGCAATTGCCGATGGGTATCAACTGCTGAACGAGCTTGGCGCGGTCGACGACGATAACGAGCTCACGCCGCTTGGCCGCGAACTCGCGCGCTTGCCGCTCGATCCGCGCGTCGGGCGCATGATTCTCGCTGCGCGTGACCAGCAGGCGCTGCGCGAAGTGCTGATCATCGCGAGCGCACTGTCGGTGCAGGATCCGCGCGACCGGCCGATCGAAGCGCAGGAGCAGGCCGATCAGGCTCACCGTCGCTTTGCTGACGAGCGTTCTGAGTTTCTGCAATGGCTCAAGATCTGGAACTGGTTCGACGAGGCCATCGCGCACAAGAAGTCGAACCGGCAGTTGCATGACGAGTGTCGTGCCAATTTCTTGTCGCAACTGCGCTTGCGCGAATGGCGCGACGTTCATTCGCAATTGCTGACGGTGGTGCGCGAGCACGGCTGGCGCATCAATGAAGCCGAGGCCACGTTCGAGCAGATTCACCTCGCGCTGTTGACGGGGCTGCTCGGCAATATCGGCCTGAAGGCGGATGATGAGCCTTACTACCTCGGTGCACGCACCATCAAGTTTTATCTGTGGCCGGGTTCGGCGCTGGTGAAGAAAGCCGGGCGCTGGGTGATGGCTGCAGAACTGGTCGAAACAAGCCGGCTTTACGCGCGTTGTATTGCGAAGATCGAGCCGGAGTGGATCGAGCAGATCGGTGCGCATTTGCTGAAGAAGTCGCTCTCGGAGCCACATTGGGAAAAGCGCGCGGCGCAGGTGTCGGCCTTTGAGCGGGCCGTGCTGTACGGTCTGCCGATTTATCACCGGCGGCGGGTGAGTTTCGGCAAGCAGGACCCGGCGCGGGCGCGTGAATTGTTTATCCGCGGCGCGCTGGTGGAAGGCGAATTCGATACCAAGCTCGCGTTCTTCGCGCACAACCGCAAGCTGCTTGCCGATATCGAGCAGCTCGAACACAAATCGCGCCGTCAGGATGTGCTGGTCGACGATGAACTGATTTACGCGTTCTACGATCAGGCGTTGCCGCGCGGGATCTACACGGGCGCGTCATTCGAACGCTGGTATCGCGATGAAGTGAAGAAGAGCGGGCAGCCGGAAGACAAGCTGCGCCTGCTGTATCTGTCGCGTGACGATCTGATGCGTCACGAGGCGGCTGGAGTGACGACGGACCTGTTTCCGAAGCGGATGACGATGTCGGGTGTCGAGATGGCGCTGACCTATCACTTCGAGCCCGGTTCGCCACGCGATGGCGTGACGCTTGCCGTGCCGCTCTACGCGCTGAACCAGGTGGATGCGCGGCGCTGCGAATGGCTCGTGCCCGGCATGCTGAAGGAAAAGACACAACTGCTGCTGAAGTCGCTGCCGCAAAAGTTGCGGCGGCATTGCGTGCCGCTGCCGGAATACGCCGCGGGGTTTGTGGATCGCAACGGTGGGCCGCGTTTCGGAGCGGGTGGTTTGTTGGAGTCGCTGATTGCGGATGTTCGCGAGCAGACGCAGGTCGCGATGAAGCAGTCTGATTTCAAGCTCGAGACTCTGGCTGCGCATCTGTTCATGAACTTCAAGGTCGTGGATGAGCACGGGCGGCAGCTCGCGATGGGACGCAATCTCGCGCAACTGCGCGCGGAGCTCGGTGGTCAGGCGCAGCAGCATTTTCAGAAGATTGCTTCCGGGGCAGCGGGTGTGGCGCTGGCCGGGGCGAGTGGCGTGGGAGGTGGAGCGGCCGCTGATAGCGGTGATGGACGGGGACGAGAGGCAGGACCGGGATTCGGGCAAGGCGGTCATGCGCGCGGGCCGGGCGGTGCGGCAGGTATTGTGGGTGGCGCGGGTGTCGCGGGTGCAACGTCACGCGAGAGAGCGGGTCGAGCTTCGCGCGGGCCAGGTGGCGTACCGGTGCCGCAGACCGCTTCGTCAGAAACGCCGACGACGACCGCGCTCTACGAGAACCTGACGACCTGGAACTTCGGCAAGCTTCCCGAGTTGCTGGAAATCCGCCGCGGCGGGCAGACGTTGTTTGGTTATCCGGCGCTTGTCGATCGCGGGACGCATTGCGATGTCGAGGTGTTCGATTCGCCGGACGAAGCCGCGCGAATTCACCGCGCGGGATTGCGGCGATTGTTCGCGCTGCAATTGAAGGAGCCGATCAAGTATCTGGAGAAGAACCTCCCGGGCCTGCGTGAGATGGCGATGCAGTTCATGCCGCGCGGCACGCAGGAAGAGTTGCGCGACCAGTTGGTGGATACCGCGCTCGATCGCGCCTGTCTGCAGGACCCATTGCCGGCCGACGATGTTGCATTCCACACGCGACGCGATGAAGGACGCAGCCGGCTGACCCTGCTCGCGCAGGAAATTGCCCGGCTGGTGGGGCAAATTCTCAGCGAATACGCGAGCGTTACCAAGAAGCTGGTGCAGGCGAAGCCGTTTGCGGCGGCCCATGCGGACATGCTAGGCCAACTCGATGCGCTGATCGGCAAGCGCTTCGTGATCGACACGCCATATGCGCAGCTTGCGCACTTTCCGCGCTACCTGAAGGGGATCGTGCTGCGTATCGACAAGCTCAAAGCCGACCCGGCCCGCGACGCGCGGCAGTTTGCCGAGTTTCATCCGCTGCTGCAGAACTATCAGCGCGCGCTCGCGCAGCGCGGTGGTGTCATGGACGCGCGATTGCTGGAGTTTCGCTGGCTGCTGGAGGAGTTGCGGATCTCGCTGTTTGCGCAGGAGCTGCGTACACCGATGCCGGTGTCGGTGAAGCGGCTGTACAAGGTGTGGGAGTCGATGCAGCGGTGA
- the argA gene encoding amino-acid N-acetyltransferase, with translation MNSQTDLVPTPASAPATSGATESDSQHAQFVDWMRSVAPYIHAFRNKTFVVGFGGEVVHQGLLNALVSDIALLQAMGIQIVLVHGSRPQVEEQMSLHGVESEFSHGMRITDARALESAKEAAGEVRLDIEAAISQGLPNTPMAHAHISVVSGNFVTARPVGILDGVDFAHTGVVRKIDADSIRHSLASRKLVLLSPLGFSPTGEAFNLAMEDVASAAAIALRADKIVFLTETPGLMQDGEDGTELMRELSLDDAYKLHESGEVTGDAGFYLKHCIRACRGGVARAHIIPYALDGSLLLELFLHDGVGTMISYENLESLREATPDDVGGILALIEPLESDGTLVRRDRHQIERDIDHFSVIEHDGVLFGCAALYPYTQERIGEMACLTVAPEAQGTGDGERLLKRIEQRARARGLTRIFVLTTRTEHWFLKRGFVKATVDDLPEDRRRLYNWQRKSLVLMKQL, from the coding sequence ATGAATTCCCAAACCGACCTCGTCCCCACGCCCGCGAGCGCTCCGGCCACGTCCGGCGCCACGGAATCCGACTCGCAACACGCGCAATTCGTCGACTGGATGCGTTCGGTTGCCCCGTACATTCACGCGTTCCGCAACAAGACGTTCGTCGTCGGGTTCGGCGGCGAAGTGGTGCATCAAGGGCTACTGAACGCGCTGGTGTCGGACATCGCGCTGCTGCAGGCCATGGGCATCCAGATCGTGCTCGTCCACGGCTCGCGACCGCAGGTCGAAGAGCAGATGAGCCTGCACGGCGTGGAGTCCGAGTTTTCGCACGGCATGCGCATCACGGACGCGCGCGCGCTCGAATCCGCGAAGGAAGCGGCCGGCGAAGTGCGTCTGGACATCGAGGCGGCGATCAGCCAGGGCTTGCCGAACACGCCGATGGCGCACGCGCACATCAGCGTGGTGTCCGGCAACTTCGTGACAGCGCGGCCGGTCGGCATTCTGGACGGGGTCGACTTCGCCCACACGGGTGTGGTGCGCAAGATCGACGCGGATTCGATTCGCCATTCTCTCGCCAGCCGCAAGCTCGTGCTGCTCTCGCCGCTCGGCTTCTCGCCCACTGGCGAGGCGTTCAATCTGGCCATGGAAGATGTGGCCTCGGCGGCCGCCATCGCGCTGCGCGCCGACAAGATCGTGTTCCTGACCGAGACGCCGGGCCTGATGCAGGATGGCGAAGACGGCACCGAACTGATGCGCGAACTGTCGCTCGACGACGCCTACAAGCTGCATGAAAGCGGCGAAGTCACCGGCGACGCCGGCTTCTATCTGAAGCACTGCATCCGCGCCTGCCGTGGCGGCGTGGCGCGGGCGCACATCATCCCCTACGCGCTCGACGGCAGTCTGCTGCTCGAACTGTTCCTGCACGATGGCGTGGGCACGATGATCTCGTACGAGAACCTCGAAAGCCTGCGCGAAGCGACGCCGGACGACGTCGGCGGCATTCTCGCGCTGATCGAACCGCTGGAGTCGGACGGCACGCTCGTGCGGCGCGACCGCCACCAGATCGAACGCGACATCGACCACTTCTCGGTGATCGAGCACGATGGCGTGCTGTTCGGCTGCGCGGCGCTTTATCCCTACACGCAGGAACGCATCGGCGAAATGGCGTGCCTCACAGTCGCACCGGAAGCGCAAGGCACCGGCGACGGCGAGCGGCTTCTGAAGCGCATCGAGCAGCGCGCTCGCGCACGCGGTCTCACGCGCATTTTCGTGCTGACGACGCGCACTGAACACTGGTTCCTGAAACGCGGCTTTGTGAAGGCAACGGTCGACGACCTGCCGGAAGATCGCCGCCGCCTTTATAACTGGCAGCGCAAGTCGCTCGTGCTGATGAAACAGCTCTGA